The following proteins are encoded in a genomic region of Sparus aurata chromosome 11, fSpaAur1.1, whole genome shotgun sequence:
- the mafaa gene encoding transcription factor MafAa, with translation MATDLAMSAELPNSPLAIEYVNDFDLMKFEVKKEPPEADRYCHRLPSGSLSSTPISTPCSSVPSSPSFCAPSPGAQPNQSLTSGVNSSGSSNNSSGNNNHSNAGKPQLEDLYWIPSYQHHINPEALNLTPEDAVEALIGNAHHHHHHHQAYEGFRGQQYVGEDLTTASAGHHHQPHHHHHHHHHGHHARLEDRFSDEQLVSMTVRELNRQLRGFSKEEVIRLKQKRRTLKNRGYAQSCRFKRVQQRHMLETEKCTLQSQVEQLKQDVARLAKERDLYKEKYEKLASRTYNAGGPANTRDPSGKQANPEFFM, from the coding sequence ATGGCCACCGACCTTGCCATGAGCGCAGAGCTGCCCAACAGCCCTCTGGCCATCGAGTACGTCAACGACTTTGACCTCATGAAGTTTGAGGTGAAAAAGGAGCCGCCTGAGGCCGACCGCTACTGCCACCGCCTCCCGTCCGGCTCCCTGTCCTCCACCCCGATCAGCACACCCTGCTCCTCCGTGCCTTCCTCGCCGAGCTTCTGCGCCCCGAGTCCTGGCGCGCAGCCCAACCAGAGCCTGACCAGCGGGGTcaacagcagcggcagcagcaacaacagcagcggCAACAACAATCACAGCAACGCGGGCAAACCTCAGCTGGAGGATCTGTACTGGATCCCCAGCTACCAGCACCACATCAACCCCGAGGCGCTCAACCTGACCCCGGAGGACGCGGTGGAGGCCCTCATCGGTAATGcgcatcaccatcaccaccatcaccaggCCTACGAGGGCTTCCGCGGGCAGCAGTACGTCGGGGAGGACCTGACCACGGCCTCGGCGGGCCACCATCACCAGccccatcaccatcaccatcaccaccaccacggCCACCACGCCCGCCTGGAGGACCGCTTCTCGGACGAGCAGCTGGTCAGCATGACTGTGCGAGAGCTGAACCGGCAGCTGCGGGGCTTCAGCAAAGAAGAGGTCATCCGTCTAAAGCAGAAGAGACGCACCCTGAAGAACCGCGGCTACGCGCAGTCCTGCCGCTTCAAACGCGTCCAGCAGAGGCACATGCTGGAGACAGAGAAGTGCACCCTGCAAAGCCAGGTCGAGCAGCTGAAGCAGGACGTGGCGCGCCTCGCCAAGGAGAGGGATCTTTACAAGGAGAAGTACGAGAAGCTGGCCAGCCGGACCTACAATGCCGGCGGACCCGCGAACACGAGAGATCCGTCCGGGAAACAGGCCAACCCCGAGTTCTTCATGTGA